The Amblyomma americanum isolate KBUSLIRL-KWMA chromosome 3, ASM5285725v1, whole genome shotgun sequence genome window below encodes:
- the LOC144125397 gene encoding uncharacterized protein LOC144125397, with translation MAKGSVQPCVQTWYKQLERQWRRLLPSICVYNVLICVTVMVRNSKSRQTCCVTGCTNTYANMSSIGETIHFYRFPARPYNLERRKAWICAVRKHRGEDAWEPAQSSHICSHHFAGNRKSEDPRAPNYNPTVFPQGQRKRPSTSQPQGSHRSKERRTCAFKLHSTRGSHDEDDSESSSPGCRTGEEVHNKVHQVKTREVGTMTSCEVREVATMTPFDEVRSERRKVKTRQIGTLTLCSPGERLSRPCSFSSFTDGTSASTQTSSKYISEQSIQTEAAIKRSITVGPDHKLVFFAGAQTVQGDSVAMQSLCAATYAVFTLLMSIIPDTRTTYELSKADRLALFLMKLKTGLTYSALGALFGIHRTTAARCFLSVLNTLYVKTQDWIQWYQDSEVLDTTPDFFKVHYPECEVVIDCEEVRVERPAPVEIRNLYSNSKGTFSAKFLFGIAPNGALMFLKAYEGGTIDGSTGTNMHVASMLETGYIVAEPSGHSGRADFAQTSAILIRAPAPNGESSNDEEVPEIISVASVRNHVERMILRLKVFNILNLQPTSDLHDHIEQIVHVICILTNLQSSISKNSE, from the exons ATGGCAAAGGGCAGTGTGCAACCTTGTGTACAAACATGGTACAAACAGCTTGAGAGACAGTGGCGGCGGCTCCTCCCTTCTATTTGCGTATATAATGTGCTGATCTGTGTGACCGTTATGGTACGGAACTCGAAGTCCAGACAAACATGTTGTGTCACCGGCTGTACGAACACCTACGCAAACATGTCCAGCATCGGCGAGACCATTCACTTCTACCGATTTCCGGCGCGGCCTTACAATCTCGAACGGCGGAAAGCCTGGATATGCGCTGTCCGCAAGCACAG GGGTGAAGATGCCTGGGAGCCAGCACAGAGCTCACACATCTGCAGTCATCACTTTGCTGGAAATCGAAAGTCTGAAGATCCTAGGGCTCCAAATTACAACCCAACAGTTTTCCCACAAGGCCAGAGAAAGAGGCCATCTACATCTCAACCTCAAGGTTCTCATAG GTCCAAAGAAAGACGGACATGTGCGTTTAAGCTCCACTCTACCAGAGGAAGTCACGATGAAGATGACAGTGAG TCTTCTAGTCCTGGCTGCCGCACAGGTGAAGAGGTTCATAATAAAGTGCACCAAGTAAAAACACGTGAG GTTGGCACAATGACATCATGTGAGGTTCGTGAG GTTGCCACTATGACGCCTTTTGATGAAGTTCGCAGTGAACGTCGCAAAGTGAAGACACGGCAG ATTGGCACACTTACCTTATGCAGTCCTGGTGAACGTCTTTCGAGACCTTGCAGCTTTTCTAGTTTCACAGATGGCACCTCAGCTTCAACGCAAACCTCATCCAAGTATATTTCTGAGCAGTCGATACAGACTGAAGCTGCAATAAAACGCAGCATCACGGTAGGGCCGGATCACAAGCTGGTGTTCTTTGCTGGAGCACAGACAGTGCAGGGAGATAGTGTTGCTATGCAAAGTCTTTGTGCAGCAACCTATGCAGTATTTACATTACTTATGAGCATTATTCCTGATACAAGGACCACATATGAGCTGAGCAAAGCTGATCGGCTTGCCCTTTTTCTCATGAAGCTAAAGACAGGATTGACATATAGCGCCTTGGGTGCTTTATTCGGCATTCACCGTACAACAGCAGCTAGATGCTTTCTTAGTGTTCTCAACACTCTGTATGTAAAAACACAGGACTGGATACAGTGGTACCAGGACAGTGAAGTACTGGATACAACACCTGACTTCTTCAAGGTGCATTATCCAGAATGTGAAGTTGTCATTGACTGTGAAGAGGTCAGAGTGGAGCGGCCTGCACCAGTAGAGATTCGAAATTTGTACTCAAACTCTAAAGGAACATTTTCAGCAAAGTTTTTGTTTGGTATTGCGCCAAATGGTGCCCTGATGTTCTTGAAGGCCTATGAGGGAGGGACCATTGATGGTTCTACAGGAACAAACATGCATGTTGCTTCTATGTTGGAGACAGGGTATATTGTTGCAGAACCTAGTGGCCACTCTGGTCGGGCTGACTTTGCACAGACCAGTGCAATCCTGATAAGGGCTCCAGCTCCAAATGGAGAGAGTTCCAACGATGAGGAAGTACCAGAAATAATTTCTGTTGCCAGTGTTCGTAATCATGTGGAGCGAATGATTCTCAGGCTAAAAGTTTTCAACATCCTGAATCTTCAGCCTACATCTGATCTTCATGATCATATTGAGCAAATTGTTCATGTTATTTGCATTCTCACAAACTTGCAGAGTAGCATTTCAAAAAATTCTGAGTAG
- the LOC144124250 gene encoding progranulin-like, translated as MAPGIYVFALLLGLAASQKTCPDGSLCHSGDTCCKLSSSAYTCCPLPNAVCCKDREHCCPSGYLCDNETDACKPAGTIGVAQTAFLSQVVGNTRREPRKNYVLCGAQGEAVCPSSHTCCTTGEERAANHSCCPSKDGVCCADGKHCCPRGTACDLVGGRCIHNEAFDVPETRTLTLTQAKPLKNEMASAEAIRAGYNAGPCSLGDVLCSDGVSCCPATNTCLGDRCIPGSRSVQQTVVPCRDGKSHCPDAYTCCQAPDGSYSCCPLEDAVCCGDYIHCCPKGTRCNPDRGACQKAGLEHVPWSIKVPATVSWQQEIMVPAIYIFVVFAGLVASQKTCPDGSLCNTGDTCCKLRSSKYTCCPLPNAVCCKDQEHCCPSGYLCDSETDACKPSGTNGVAHAEFLSRALGNTNKPSRLNYVLCGDHGESVCPSSHTCCTTGLEISTNHSCCPSKDAVCCSDGRHCCPQGTTCDLTAERCVAGTSSTRLGLATQLSKTQTSMKTVLAQALKDSPCNRGPALNTGECPPDYYQCPYSSVYCCHVGCLCTFSGACVPKPSSVMGAVVP; from the exons ATGGCACCCGGGATCTACGTATTCGCGCTCCTCCTTGGGCTCGCCGCAAGTCAGAAGACTTGCCCGGATGGATCGCTGTGCCACTCTG GCGACACATGTTGTAAGCTGAGTAGCAGCGCGTACACCTGCTGTCCTCTGCCAAACGCCGTCTGCTGCAAAGACCGAGAACACTGCTGCCCATCGGGTTACCTCTGTGACAACGAAACGGACGCCTGCAAACCGGCCGGAACCATAGGAGTGGCACAAACGGCGTTCCTGTCGCAGGTGGTCGGGAATACCAGGCGCGAGCCTCGTAAGAACTACGTGCTCTGCGGTGCCCAGGGTGAAGCGGTCTGCCCCTCCAGCCACACCTGCTGCACGACGGGAGAGGAGAGAGCCGCCAACCACAGCTGCTGCCCGTCCAAAGACGGCGTGTGCTGCGCGGACGGAAAGCACTGTTGTCCTCGAGGGACGGCCTGCGACCTTGTTGGTGGGCGTTGCATCCACAACGAGGCCTTTGATGTACCAGAAACCAGAACATTGACACTCACCCAGGCGAAGCCGCTCAAGAACGAGATGGCGTCTGCGGAAGCCATCCGTGCCGGTTACAATGCCGGTCCTTGTTCGCTCGGTGATGTCTTGTGTTCAGACGGTGTCTCCTGTTGTCCCGCAACCAACACGTGCTTAGGTGATAGGTGCATTCCGGGATCCCGTTCCGTACAGCAAACTGTCGTACCCTGCCGTGACGGCAAGTCGCATTGCCCCGATGCATACACGTGTTGCCAAGCACCCGATGGATCGTACAGCTGTTGTCCACTGGAAGACGCCGTGTGCTGCGGTGACTACATCCACTGTTGTCCCAAGGGCACTCGGTGTAATCCTGATCGCGGCGCCTGTCAGAAGGCAGGCCTTGAGCACGTGCCCTGGAGTATTAAGGTTCCCGCCACTGTCTC CTGGCAACAGGAAATAATGGTTCCAGCGATCTACATATTCGTTGTCTTCGCGGGACTCGTCGCGAGTCAGAAAACCTGCCCAGATGGATCGCTTTGCAACACTG GCGACACGTGTTGCAAGTTGAGGAGCAGCAAGTACACATGCTGCCCTCTGCCCAATGCCGTCTGCTGCAAGGACCAAGAACACTGCTGCCCGTCGGGTTACCTCTGTGACAGCGAGACGGACGCCTGCAAACCATCCGGAACCAATGGAGTGGCACACGCAGAGTTTCTGTCGCGGGCGCTCGGCAACACCAACAAGCCCAGTAGGTTAAACTACGTGCTCTGCGGTGACCACGGTGAATCAGTCTGCCCCTCCAGCCACACTTGCTGCACGACGGGTCTGGAGATATCCACCAACCACAGCTGCTGTCCGTCCAAAGACGCCGTGTGCTGCTCAGACGGAAGGCATTGCTGTCCCCAAGGGACGACCTGCGACTTAACTGCGGAGCGGTGCGTGGCGGGGACTAGCTCGACGAGGCTTGGGCTGGCGACGCAACTCAGCAAGACACAGACGTCGATGAAAACTGTACTTGCTCAAGCCTTAAAAGACAGCCCCTGCAATAGAGGTCCTGCATTGAACACCGGCGAATGCCCACCGGATTACTATCAGTGTCCGTACAGTAGTGTTTACTGCTGCCACGTGGGCTGTTTGTGTACCTTCTCGGGCGCATGCGTGCCGAAGCCGAGCTCTGTGATGGGGGCTGTCGTGCCCTAG